One stretch of Sylvia atricapilla isolate bSylAtr1 chromosome 4, bSylAtr1.pri, whole genome shotgun sequence DNA includes these proteins:
- the RBM47 gene encoding RNA-binding protein 47 isoform X2 has translation MVLGAEVGSRFYHAVNEFDTMTAEDSTARMSNDSTNVATTKVPEGVAGAPNEAALLALMARTGYSMIQENGQRKYGGPPPGWEGLHPPRGCEVFVGKIPRDVYEDELVPVFESVGRIYEMRLMMDFDGKNRGYAFVMYTQKHEAKRAVRELNNYEIRPGRLLGVCCSVDNCRLFIGGIPKMKKREEILEEISKVTEGVLDVIVYASAADKMKNRGFAFVEYESHRAAAMARRKLMPGRIQLWGHQIAVDWAEPEIDVDEDVMETVKILYVRNLMIETTEDTIKKVFGQFNPGCVERVKKIRDYAFVHFTTREDAIHAMNNLNGVELEGSCLEVTLAKPVDKEQYTRYQKAAKGGAAATSEVTQQPNYVYSCDPYTLAYYGYPYNALIGPNRDYFVKGSIRGRGRGAAGNRAPGPRGSYLGGYSAGRGIYSRYHEGKGKQQEKGYELVPSLELPAVNPVAIKPGAVAIPAIGAQYSMFQAAPPAKMMEDGKIHTVEHIINPIAVQQDPASAAAAAAAAAAAVIPAVSTPPPFQGRPITPVYTMAPNVQRIPAAGIYGTSYVPFAAPAAATATIATLQKNAAAAAAAYGGYAGYIPPAFPAATIQVPIHDVYPTY, from the exons GTTTTATCACGCTGTGAATGAGTTTGACACCATGACCGCTGAGGATTCCACTGCAAGGATGAGCAATGATTCCACTAATGTGGCCACCACAAAAGTCCCCGAAGGTGTTGCTGGGGCACCCAAcgaggctgctctgctggccctCATGGCCCGCACTGGATACAGCATGATCCAGGAGAACGGGCAACGCAAGTATGGGGGCCCTCCTCCGGGCTGGGAGGGCCTGCACCCTCCTCGTGGCTGTGAAGTCTTTGTGGGCAAAATCCCCCGCGACGTCTACGAAGACGAGCTCGTCCCCGTCTTCGAGTCTGTGGGCCGCATCTATGAAATGCGCTTGATGATGGACTTTGATGGGAAGAACCGTGGCTACGCCTTCGTGATGTACACACAGAAGCACGAGGCAAAGCGTGCTGTCAGGGAGCTGAACAACTACGAAATCCGCCCCGGCAGGCTGCTGGGTGTGTGCTGCAGTGTGGATAACTGCCGGCTCTTCATCGGAGGCATTCCCAAGATGAAGAAGAGAGAGGAGATCCTGGAAGAGATTTCCAAGGTGACAGAAGGCGTCCTGGATGTCATCGTGTATGCCAGCGCTGCAGACAAGATGAAGAACAGAGGCTTTGCCTTTGTGGAGTATGAGAGCCATCGAGCAGCGGCCATGGCCAGGAGAAAACTCATGCCAGGAAGGATCCAGCTGTGGGGACATCAAATCGCTGTTGACTGGGCAGAACCAGAGATAGATGTGGATGAAGATGTCATGGAGACTGTTAAAATCCTATATGTGAGGAATTTAATGATTGAGACCACAGAGGACACCATTAAAAAGGTGTTTGGTCAGTTTAACCCTGGCTGTGTagagagagtgaaaaaaatccGTGATTACGCCTTTGTGCACTTTACAACCAGGGAAGATGCCATTCATGCCATGAACAACCTTAATGGTGTTGAACTAGAAGGCTCATGCCTGGAGGTTACTCTGGCCAAGCCAGTGGACAAGGAGCAGTACACTCGCTAccagaaagcagcaaaaggaggggctgcagcaaCCTCTGAAGTAACTCAGCAACCTAACTATGTTTACTCTTGTGATCCATACACACTAGCATACTATGGATATCCATACAATGCCTTGATCGGGCCAAACAGAGATTATTTTGTGAAAG GCAGCATACGAGGCAGAGGACGAGGTGCAGCTGGCAACAGAGCTCCAGGTCCCAGGGGCTCCTACCTGGGGGGATACTCCGCCGGCCGTGGAATCTACAGCAGGTACCATGAAGGCaaaggaaagcagcaagagaaaGGATATGAACTGGTGCCCAGCTTGGAGTTACCTGCAGTCAATCCAGTGGCCATTAAGCCTGGTGCAG TGGCCATCCCTGCCATTGGTGCCCAGTACTCCATGTTTCAGGCCGCACCGCCAGCCAAGATGATGGAAGATGGCAAAATCCACACTGTTGAGCACATCATCAACCCTATAGCTGTCCAGCAGGACCCagccagtgcagcagctgccgcagcagctgcagccgcAGCTGTAATACCAGCTGTCTCAACACCTCCTCCCTTCCAG GGTCGCCCCATCACGCCGGTGTACACCATGGCTCCCAACGTGCAGCGGATCCCCGCCGCCGGGATTTACGGGACAAGTTACGTGCCGTTCGCGGCGCCCGCGGCGGCCACGGCGACAATAGCCACGCTACAGAAGAacgccgccgctgccgccgccgcctaCGGAGGATACGCCGGGTACATCCCACCGGCATTCCCGGCCGCCACCATCCAGGTGCCCATCCATGACGTCTACCCGACGTACTGA
- the RBM47 gene encoding RNA-binding protein 47 isoform X3, translating into MTAEDSTARMSNDSTNVATTKVPEGVAGAPNEAALLALMARTGYSMIQENGQRKYGGPPPGWEGLHPPRGCEVFVGKIPRDVYEDELVPVFESVGRIYEMRLMMDFDGKNRGYAFVMYTQKHEAKRAVRELNNYEIRPGRLLGVCCSVDNCRLFIGGIPKMKKREEILEEISKVTEGVLDVIVYASAADKMKNRGFAFVEYESHRAAAMARRKLMPGRIQLWGHQIAVDWAEPEIDVDEDVMETVKILYVRNLMIETTEDTIKKVFGQFNPGCVERVKKIRDYAFVHFTTREDAIHAMNNLNGVELEGSCLEVTLAKPVDKEQYTRYQKAAKGGAAATSEVTQQPNYVYSCDPYTLAYYGYPYNALIGPNRDYFVKAGSIRGRGRGAAGNRAPGPRGSYLGGYSAGRGIYSRYHEGKGKQQEKGYELVPSLELPAVNPVAIKPGAVAIPAIGAQYSMFQAAPPAKMMEDGKIHTVEHIINPIAVQQDPASAAAAAAAAAAAVIPAVSTPPPFQGRPITPVYTMAPNVQRIPAAGIYGTSYVPFAAPAAATATIATLQKNAAAAAAAYGGYAGYIPPAFPAATIQVPIHDVYPTY; encoded by the exons ATGACCGCTGAGGATTCCACTGCAAGGATGAGCAATGATTCCACTAATGTGGCCACCACAAAAGTCCCCGAAGGTGTTGCTGGGGCACCCAAcgaggctgctctgctggccctCATGGCCCGCACTGGATACAGCATGATCCAGGAGAACGGGCAACGCAAGTATGGGGGCCCTCCTCCGGGCTGGGAGGGCCTGCACCCTCCTCGTGGCTGTGAAGTCTTTGTGGGCAAAATCCCCCGCGACGTCTACGAAGACGAGCTCGTCCCCGTCTTCGAGTCTGTGGGCCGCATCTATGAAATGCGCTTGATGATGGACTTTGATGGGAAGAACCGTGGCTACGCCTTCGTGATGTACACACAGAAGCACGAGGCAAAGCGTGCTGTCAGGGAGCTGAACAACTACGAAATCCGCCCCGGCAGGCTGCTGGGTGTGTGCTGCAGTGTGGATAACTGCCGGCTCTTCATCGGAGGCATTCCCAAGATGAAGAAGAGAGAGGAGATCCTGGAAGAGATTTCCAAGGTGACAGAAGGCGTCCTGGATGTCATCGTGTATGCCAGCGCTGCAGACAAGATGAAGAACAGAGGCTTTGCCTTTGTGGAGTATGAGAGCCATCGAGCAGCGGCCATGGCCAGGAGAAAACTCATGCCAGGAAGGATCCAGCTGTGGGGACATCAAATCGCTGTTGACTGGGCAGAACCAGAGATAGATGTGGATGAAGATGTCATGGAGACTGTTAAAATCCTATATGTGAGGAATTTAATGATTGAGACCACAGAGGACACCATTAAAAAGGTGTTTGGTCAGTTTAACCCTGGCTGTGTagagagagtgaaaaaaatccGTGATTACGCCTTTGTGCACTTTACAACCAGGGAAGATGCCATTCATGCCATGAACAACCTTAATGGTGTTGAACTAGAAGGCTCATGCCTGGAGGTTACTCTGGCCAAGCCAGTGGACAAGGAGCAGTACACTCGCTAccagaaagcagcaaaaggaggggctgcagcaaCCTCTGAAGTAACTCAGCAACCTAACTATGTTTACTCTTGTGATCCATACACACTAGCATACTATGGATATCCATACAATGCCTTGATCGGGCCAAACAGAGATTATTTTGTGAAAG CAGGCAGCATACGAGGCAGAGGACGAGGTGCAGCTGGCAACAGAGCTCCAGGTCCCAGGGGCTCCTACCTGGGGGGATACTCCGCCGGCCGTGGAATCTACAGCAGGTACCATGAAGGCaaaggaaagcagcaagagaaaGGATATGAACTGGTGCCCAGCTTGGAGTTACCTGCAGTCAATCCAGTGGCCATTAAGCCTGGTGCAG TGGCCATCCCTGCCATTGGTGCCCAGTACTCCATGTTTCAGGCCGCACCGCCAGCCAAGATGATGGAAGATGGCAAAATCCACACTGTTGAGCACATCATCAACCCTATAGCTGTCCAGCAGGACCCagccagtgcagcagctgccgcagcagctgcagccgcAGCTGTAATACCAGCTGTCTCAACACCTCCTCCCTTCCAG GGTCGCCCCATCACGCCGGTGTACACCATGGCTCCCAACGTGCAGCGGATCCCCGCCGCCGGGATTTACGGGACAAGTTACGTGCCGTTCGCGGCGCCCGCGGCGGCCACGGCGACAATAGCCACGCTACAGAAGAacgccgccgctgccgccgccgcctaCGGAGGATACGCCGGGTACATCCCACCGGCATTCCCGGCCGCCACCATCCAGGTGCCCATCCATGACGTCTACCCGACGTACTGA
- the RBM47 gene encoding RNA-binding protein 47 isoform X1: MVLGAEVGSRFYHAVNEFDTMTAEDSTARMSNDSTNVATTKVPEGVAGAPNEAALLALMARTGYSMIQENGQRKYGGPPPGWEGLHPPRGCEVFVGKIPRDVYEDELVPVFESVGRIYEMRLMMDFDGKNRGYAFVMYTQKHEAKRAVRELNNYEIRPGRLLGVCCSVDNCRLFIGGIPKMKKREEILEEISKVTEGVLDVIVYASAADKMKNRGFAFVEYESHRAAAMARRKLMPGRIQLWGHQIAVDWAEPEIDVDEDVMETVKILYVRNLMIETTEDTIKKVFGQFNPGCVERVKKIRDYAFVHFTTREDAIHAMNNLNGVELEGSCLEVTLAKPVDKEQYTRYQKAAKGGAAATSEVTQQPNYVYSCDPYTLAYYGYPYNALIGPNRDYFVKAGSIRGRGRGAAGNRAPGPRGSYLGGYSAGRGIYSRYHEGKGKQQEKGYELVPSLELPAVNPVAIKPGAVAIPAIGAQYSMFQAAPPAKMMEDGKIHTVEHIINPIAVQQDPASAAAAAAAAAAAVIPAVSTPPPFQGRPITPVYTMAPNVQRIPAAGIYGTSYVPFAAPAAATATIATLQKNAAAAAAAYGGYAGYIPPAFPAATIQVPIHDVYPTY; encoded by the exons GTTTTATCACGCTGTGAATGAGTTTGACACCATGACCGCTGAGGATTCCACTGCAAGGATGAGCAATGATTCCACTAATGTGGCCACCACAAAAGTCCCCGAAGGTGTTGCTGGGGCACCCAAcgaggctgctctgctggccctCATGGCCCGCACTGGATACAGCATGATCCAGGAGAACGGGCAACGCAAGTATGGGGGCCCTCCTCCGGGCTGGGAGGGCCTGCACCCTCCTCGTGGCTGTGAAGTCTTTGTGGGCAAAATCCCCCGCGACGTCTACGAAGACGAGCTCGTCCCCGTCTTCGAGTCTGTGGGCCGCATCTATGAAATGCGCTTGATGATGGACTTTGATGGGAAGAACCGTGGCTACGCCTTCGTGATGTACACACAGAAGCACGAGGCAAAGCGTGCTGTCAGGGAGCTGAACAACTACGAAATCCGCCCCGGCAGGCTGCTGGGTGTGTGCTGCAGTGTGGATAACTGCCGGCTCTTCATCGGAGGCATTCCCAAGATGAAGAAGAGAGAGGAGATCCTGGAAGAGATTTCCAAGGTGACAGAAGGCGTCCTGGATGTCATCGTGTATGCCAGCGCTGCAGACAAGATGAAGAACAGAGGCTTTGCCTTTGTGGAGTATGAGAGCCATCGAGCAGCGGCCATGGCCAGGAGAAAACTCATGCCAGGAAGGATCCAGCTGTGGGGACATCAAATCGCTGTTGACTGGGCAGAACCAGAGATAGATGTGGATGAAGATGTCATGGAGACTGTTAAAATCCTATATGTGAGGAATTTAATGATTGAGACCACAGAGGACACCATTAAAAAGGTGTTTGGTCAGTTTAACCCTGGCTGTGTagagagagtgaaaaaaatccGTGATTACGCCTTTGTGCACTTTACAACCAGGGAAGATGCCATTCATGCCATGAACAACCTTAATGGTGTTGAACTAGAAGGCTCATGCCTGGAGGTTACTCTGGCCAAGCCAGTGGACAAGGAGCAGTACACTCGCTAccagaaagcagcaaaaggaggggctgcagcaaCCTCTGAAGTAACTCAGCAACCTAACTATGTTTACTCTTGTGATCCATACACACTAGCATACTATGGATATCCATACAATGCCTTGATCGGGCCAAACAGAGATTATTTTGTGAAAG CAGGCAGCATACGAGGCAGAGGACGAGGTGCAGCTGGCAACAGAGCTCCAGGTCCCAGGGGCTCCTACCTGGGGGGATACTCCGCCGGCCGTGGAATCTACAGCAGGTACCATGAAGGCaaaggaaagcagcaagagaaaGGATATGAACTGGTGCCCAGCTTGGAGTTACCTGCAGTCAATCCAGTGGCCATTAAGCCTGGTGCAG TGGCCATCCCTGCCATTGGTGCCCAGTACTCCATGTTTCAGGCCGCACCGCCAGCCAAGATGATGGAAGATGGCAAAATCCACACTGTTGAGCACATCATCAACCCTATAGCTGTCCAGCAGGACCCagccagtgcagcagctgccgcagcagctgcagccgcAGCTGTAATACCAGCTGTCTCAACACCTCCTCCCTTCCAG GGTCGCCCCATCACGCCGGTGTACACCATGGCTCCCAACGTGCAGCGGATCCCCGCCGCCGGGATTTACGGGACAAGTTACGTGCCGTTCGCGGCGCCCGCGGCGGCCACGGCGACAATAGCCACGCTACAGAAGAacgccgccgctgccgccgccgcctaCGGAGGATACGCCGGGTACATCCCACCGGCATTCCCGGCCGCCACCATCCAGGTGCCCATCCATGACGTCTACCCGACGTACTGA